The Streptomonospora litoralis genome window below encodes:
- a CDS encoding DUF6221 family protein: protein MPINESLIVLDFLKARIAEDESIALAATRAETGEPPRRWVADADSYGIGPRDSCGRDTCAWEIASAHGEDADDHPLPALTNQRHMARWDPDRALAEARAKRRLIERYERAARMPASVATRVRGQDDGYREACWDAILDAAAVYADHPDYDPERWAP, encoded by the coding sequence ATGCCGATTAACGAATCGCTAATCGTCCTGGATTTCCTCAAGGCGCGCATCGCCGAGGACGAGTCGATAGCCCTGGCCGCGACCCGCGCCGAGACCGGCGAGCCCCCGCGGCGCTGGGTCGCCGACGCCGACTCCTACGGCATCGGCCCGCGCGACTCGTGCGGCCGCGATACCTGCGCCTGGGAGATCGCCTCCGCCCACGGCGAGGACGCCGACGATCACCCCTTGCCCGCCCTGACGAACCAGCGCCACATGGCCCGCTGGGATCCCGACCGGGCGCTGGCCGAGGCCCGGGCCAAGCGGCGCCTGATCGAGCGGTACGAACGCGCGGCCCGCATGCCCGCATCGGTGGCCACGCGCGTCCGCGGCCAGGATGATGGTTACCGAGAGGCGTGCTGGGACGCCATCCTCGACGCGGCCGCCGTCTACGCCGACCACCCCGACTACGACCCCGAAAGGTGGGCGCCGTGA
- a CDS encoding HIT family protein, with the protein MRDPSCVFCRIVDGDAPATVVDSWPEALAITPLNPVVPGHTLVIPRRHVAHAVADPEITAHVMRRAAQLADAWASTNILTSIGAAATQSVYHLHIHVVPRTDGDGLMLPWGTTGDPHAPHRCDRVDELEARLTALHDVTARAADDIITHTRSIPTEQIRTALGATDHAQHLTRRAVAHARHHGWTWEQIGSELGITRQAAWERWRHTTDEQEDSTHA; encoded by the coding sequence ATGCGTGACCCGAGCTGCGTGTTCTGCCGCATCGTCGACGGCGACGCGCCCGCCACCGTCGTGGACTCCTGGCCGGAGGCCCTCGCGATCACACCGCTCAACCCCGTGGTGCCGGGGCACACGCTCGTCATCCCGCGCCGCCACGTCGCCCACGCCGTCGCCGACCCCGAGATCACCGCCCACGTCATGCGGCGCGCCGCCCAGCTCGCCGACGCGTGGGCCTCCACCAACATCCTCACCTCGATCGGCGCGGCCGCGACCCAATCCGTGTACCACCTGCACATCCACGTCGTCCCGCGCACCGACGGCGACGGGCTGATGCTGCCCTGGGGCACCACCGGCGACCCGCACGCCCCCCACCGGTGCGACCGCGTCGACGAACTGGAGGCCCGCCTCACCGCCCTCCACGACGTCACCGCCCGCGCCGCCGACGACATCATCACCCACACCCGCTCCATCCCGACCGAGCAGATCCGCACCGCCCTCGGCGCCACCGACCACGCCCAGCACCTGACGCGCCGCGCAGTCGCCCACGCACGTCACCACGGCTGGACATGGGAACAGATCGGGTCTGAGCTGGGCATCACCCGCCAGGCCGCCTGGGAGCGGTGGCGCCACACCACCGACGAGCAGGAGGACAGCACCCATGCATGA
- a CDS encoding VG15 protein, whose protein sequence is MGAAEQRALIEAQGRRTHQLREDLLALVRQEFASLSSYRDADARRWVEQIVPSVTGAQRDMAGQVLTYLLELLADMLGRRVEPPQEALPAQLPQDLRGVDMAEVYLRPFHTIWTALSRGAPLDKAVEQGMSRAEKIAATDLQMAKVYTAQAVMAGVDAVTGYRRVPRGAETCALCLIASTQRYHREELLPIHPGCDCGVAPLTGDDDPGQVIDEELLEATHDAVEAAFGREAVDRGGRERDYRRLIVTREHGEYGPTLTVADQQFTDADQLGLSPDRPAPTRVNAREGDEQEPPAAAPDAGGDLAAVEERLRTGLAEALGTQVQVDLAGLDAENAADIARALVDMAQRYPDVDVTEVSSAGPDGMRHSTSHAEAWYDSASLHFNTASFGDRQTALENAADEPASGWTFPGGAGPYSVAVHEFAHLLDDQGLDGRWMEATGPFDAPLQQQYLQYLLDRGVDIHDEDAIAEFVEQQIGQYGATDFGELVAESFTDYIVNGDDAYELSVLIAERLHRAWEEGT, encoded by the coding sequence TTGGGGGCGGCTGAGCAGCGGGCGCTGATCGAGGCGCAGGGGCGCCGCACCCACCAGCTGCGCGAGGACCTGCTCGCCCTGGTGCGCCAGGAGTTCGCGTCGTTGTCGTCCTACCGCGACGCCGATGCGCGCCGGTGGGTCGAGCAGATCGTGCCGAGCGTGACCGGGGCCCAGCGCGACATGGCCGGCCAGGTGCTGACCTACCTCCTGGAGCTGCTGGCCGACATGCTCGGTCGCCGCGTGGAGCCGCCGCAGGAGGCGCTGCCCGCGCAGCTGCCGCAGGACCTGCGCGGCGTGGACATGGCCGAGGTCTACCTGCGGCCGTTCCACACGATCTGGACCGCCCTGAGCCGGGGTGCGCCGCTGGATAAGGCCGTCGAGCAGGGCATGAGCCGCGCCGAGAAGATCGCGGCCACCGACCTGCAGATGGCCAAGGTCTACACCGCCCAGGCGGTCATGGCAGGCGTCGACGCGGTCACGGGCTACCGGCGGGTCCCCAGGGGCGCGGAGACGTGCGCGCTGTGCCTGATCGCCTCGACGCAGCGCTACCACCGCGAGGAGCTGCTGCCGATCCATCCGGGCTGCGACTGCGGTGTGGCGCCGCTGACCGGCGACGACGACCCGGGCCAGGTCATCGACGAGGAGCTGCTCGAGGCCACCCACGACGCCGTCGAGGCCGCGTTCGGTCGCGAGGCGGTCGACCGCGGCGGCCGCGAGAGGGACTACCGTCGGCTGATCGTCACCCGCGAGCACGGCGAATACGGGCCCACCCTGACGGTGGCCGACCAACAGTTCACCGACGCCGACCAGCTGGGGCTCTCCCCGGACCGCCCGGCCCCGACCCGGGTCAACGCGCGGGAGGGCGACGAGCAGGAGCCGCCAGCGGCCGCGCCCGATGCGGGCGGCGACCTGGCGGCCGTGGAGGAGCGGCTCCGCACCGGCCTGGCCGAGGCACTGGGCACCCAGGTGCAGGTGGACCTGGCGGGACTGGATGCGGAGAACGCCGCCGACATCGCCCGCGCCCTGGTGGACATGGCCCAGCGCTATCCCGACGTGGATGTGACCGAGGTTTCCTCGGCCGGCCCGGATGGCATGAGGCATTCGACCTCCCACGCCGAGGCGTGGTATGACTCCGCGTCGCTGCATTTCAACACCGCGAGTTTCGGCGACCGACAGACGGCGCTGGAAAACGCCGCCGACGAGCCCGCCAGCGGGTGGACGTTTCCCGGGGGAGCCGGCCCGTATTCGGTGGCGGTGCACGAGTTCGCGCACCTGCTCGATGACCAGGGGCTGGACGGGCGGTGGATGGAGGCCACGGGCCCGTTCGACGCGCCGCTGCAGCAGCAGTACCTGCAGTACCTGCTCGACCGCGGCGTCGACATCCACGACGAGGACGCGATCGCGGAATTCGTGGAACAACAGATCGGCCAATACGGGGCGACGGATTTCGGGGAACTTGTCGCGGAATCGTTTACCGATTACATTGTGAATGGCGACGACGCCTACGAGCTTTCTGTTCTGATCGCCGAACGCCTGCACCGCGCATGGGAGGAGGGGACATGA
- a CDS encoding terminase large subunit, whose amino-acid sequence MPRELIRDPNHDRARSLGWLALAWMEYFTVHGPGDIEGRPLNPELDGAVPLDDELAAHIVDCYGLAPRSGRRLYDSAFFSRAKGRDKSGQAGRIVLFEALGPCRFAGWAEGGEVYEDPYGLGFVYVYAPGEPMGRHVTSPFIRVLATEERQTGNTYATVYLNLTEGPLAQVPGMDAGKTRIMLPAPYRGEVRPSTSADASKDGGLETFAVFDETHLYVLPALRSMYDTVRRNLEKRLVAQPWYIETSTMYQKGEESVAEATHTFARQILRGETRGGRLLFDHREASLGLDLTDEAQILQGLREAYGPFAEAMDLERMVNSAYDTRTKPGKFRRYFFNQTTEAADAWLSEEEWKPRADVTAVVADGEMITLGFDGSQKRARGTADATALVGCRVEDGHLFVLRVWEQPEGPDGQDWRVPVGEVEAAVAQAFERYTVVGFYADPAKWESSVSAWEAAYGRQLHVAASRSNPIEWWMTGGRSIQIVRATDRLYNAIVDGEMTHDGDHVLTRHALNARRRSSHSGVQIMKEHPESAKKIDAIVAGILAFQARADAIAHGVLQRQTRKRRLRRY is encoded by the coding sequence ATGCCCCGTGAGCTGATCCGCGATCCCAACCACGACCGGGCGCGGTCGCTGGGCTGGTTGGCGCTGGCGTGGATGGAGTACTTCACCGTCCACGGGCCCGGCGACATCGAGGGCCGCCCGCTCAACCCCGAGCTCGACGGTGCGGTCCCGCTCGACGACGAGCTCGCCGCCCACATCGTCGACTGCTACGGGCTGGCCCCGCGGTCGGGCCGGCGCCTGTACGACTCGGCGTTCTTCAGCCGGGCCAAAGGCCGCGACAAGTCCGGCCAGGCGGGGCGGATCGTGCTGTTCGAGGCGCTGGGACCGTGCCGGTTCGCCGGGTGGGCCGAGGGCGGCGAGGTCTACGAGGACCCCTACGGTCTGGGATTCGTCTACGTCTACGCGCCCGGCGAGCCCATGGGCCGCCACGTCACCTCGCCGTTCATCCGCGTGCTGGCGACCGAGGAGCGGCAGACCGGCAACACCTACGCCACCGTCTACCTCAACCTGACCGAGGGGCCGCTCGCGCAGGTGCCGGGCATGGACGCCGGCAAGACCCGGATCATGCTCCCCGCCCCCTACCGCGGGGAGGTCCGCCCCTCGACCTCGGCTGATGCCAGCAAGGACGGCGGGCTGGAGACCTTCGCGGTCTTCGACGAGACGCACCTCTACGTCCTGCCGGCGCTGCGGTCGATGTATGACACCGTGCGCCGCAACCTGGAGAAACGGCTGGTCGCCCAGCCCTGGTACATCGAGACCTCGACGATGTATCAGAAGGGCGAGGAGTCCGTGGCCGAGGCGACGCACACCTTCGCCCGCCAGATCCTGCGCGGCGAGACCCGCGGCGGCCGGTTGCTGTTCGATCACCGCGAGGCGTCGTTGGGCCTGGACCTGACCGACGAGGCGCAGATCCTGCAGGGGCTGCGTGAGGCCTACGGGCCTTTCGCCGAGGCCATGGACCTCGAGCGGATGGTCAACTCCGCATACGACACCCGCACCAAGCCCGGCAAGTTCCGCCGCTACTTCTTCAACCAGACGACCGAGGCGGCCGACGCTTGGTTGAGCGAAGAGGAGTGGAAGCCGCGCGCGGATGTGACCGCGGTGGTCGCCGACGGCGAGATGATCACCCTCGGGTTCGACGGCTCCCAGAAGCGGGCCCGCGGCACCGCCGACGCGACCGCGCTGGTGGGCTGCCGCGTCGAGGACGGGCACCTCTTCGTGCTCCGCGTGTGGGAGCAGCCCGAAGGCCCCGACGGGCAGGACTGGCGGGTGCCGGTCGGCGAGGTCGAGGCCGCAGTCGCCCAGGCGTTCGAGCGCTACACCGTGGTCGGCTTCTACGCCGACCCCGCGAAATGGGAGTCGTCGGTCTCGGCGTGGGAGGCCGCCTACGGTCGGCAGCTGCACGTGGCCGCCTCCCGGTCCAACCCCATCGAGTGGTGGATGACCGGTGGCCGGTCGATCCAGATCGTGCGCGCCACCGACCGGCTGTACAACGCCATCGTCGACGGCGAGATGACCCACGACGGCGACCACGTCCTGACCCGGCACGCGCTCAACGCGCGCCGCCGCTCCTCCCACTCCGGTGTCCAGATCATGAAAGAACACCCGGAGTCGGCGAAGAAAATCGACGCCATCGTCGCCGGGATCCTCGCGTTCCAGGCCCGGGCCGATGCCATCGCCCACGGCGTGCTGCAGCGCCAGACCCGCAAGCGCCGGCTGCGCCGGTACTGA
- a CDS encoding DUF7701 domain-containing protein, whose amino-acid sequence MTAPDHTTTYVDHARHLLTQRHPDLADEPVLLDHYALLVHAKAGATTPGDVHDAWSLWRSRSRPDHRSIIPFNQLAHDVQRLDQPYVDAIRAAAAALGIGRR is encoded by the coding sequence GTGACGGCCCCCGACCACACGACCACCTACGTCGACCACGCCCGCCACCTACTCACCCAGCGCCACCCGGACCTGGCCGACGAGCCCGTGCTGCTCGACCACTACGCCCTGCTCGTCCACGCCAAGGCCGGCGCCACCACCCCGGGCGACGTGCACGACGCCTGGTCGCTGTGGCGCTCACGCAGCCGACCCGACCACCGGTCGATCATCCCGTTCAACCAGCTGGCCCACGACGTCCAGCGCCTGGACCAGCCCTACGTCGACGCCATCCGCGCGGCGGCCGCCGCCTTGGGCATCGGCCGCCGCTGA
- a CDS encoding DNA-methyltransferase, with product MPATIHHGDALAILPTLPTGTTDALITDPPYNAGGLTPAARRGDTARGKYVSGDAQHDLADFTGDTKDQRGYLAWLGLLLGHGLRITRPGGSALVFTDWSQLPTTTDALQAAGWTWRGIIPWHKPATRPTKDGFRRACEYVVWGTHGEPYRHAPTIYLPGLVEGSQPRGRRRQHITQKPVEVLRELVKITPAGGTILDPCAGAGSTGVAALAEGRAFVGVEISGHYAAIARDRLDQTAPE from the coding sequence GTGCCCGCCACCATCCACCACGGCGACGCCCTCGCCATCCTGCCCACCCTGCCCACCGGCACCACCGACGCCCTGATCACCGACCCCCCGTACAACGCCGGCGGCCTCACACCCGCCGCCCGCCGCGGCGACACCGCCCGCGGCAAATACGTCTCCGGCGACGCCCAGCACGACCTCGCGGATTTCACCGGCGACACCAAGGACCAGCGGGGCTACCTCGCCTGGCTGGGCCTCCTCCTCGGCCACGGGCTGCGCATCACCCGCCCCGGCGGTAGCGCGCTGGTGTTCACCGACTGGTCGCAGCTGCCCACCACCACCGACGCCCTCCAGGCCGCCGGCTGGACCTGGCGCGGCATCATCCCCTGGCACAAGCCCGCCACCCGCCCCACCAAGGACGGATTCCGTAGGGCCTGCGAATACGTCGTCTGGGGCACCCACGGCGAGCCCTACCGCCACGCCCCCACCATCTACCTGCCCGGCCTCGTCGAGGGCTCCCAACCCCGCGGCCGCCGCCGCCAGCACATCACCCAGAAGCCCGTCGAGGTCCTGCGCGAGCTGGTCAAGATCACCCCCGCCGGCGGCACGATCCTCGACCCCTGCGCCGGCGCCGGCTCCACCGGCGTCGCCGCCCTGGCCGAAGGCCGCGCTTTCGTCGGCGTCGAGATCAGCGGCCACTACGCCGCCATCGCCCGCGACCGCCTCGACCAGACCGCCCCCGAATAA
- a CDS encoding phage portal protein → MVLVTVELESRPESTILDQTPESPGWWLIRLGRRLQADREQMDKLDGYDRGDHPLPTGHRRAAESYRRFQEQARSNFTGLVVEAVLERLRVLGFRQGADGQGADSEAARIWQANSLDADSGLLHRAALVMRRSYAIVGRDPQKPETPLITIEDPREVIHARDPLRRRRVRAALKWWCDEFDGYDRAVVYLPTGVHYFRATSKDASNRWSANRWGIDESEGQDGYAAAPIDGLVPVVPFINRPHLDGYGVGEFEDVCDIQDRINNTTLHRMIVAAMQAFRQRVLTGPELEREDLPFDPGADLLWVLDSPEFKIEELGQADLGPLLKAAEADVRDLAAITRTPPHYLLGEIVNASGDALKAAETGLVSKALERQRQFGESWEQVLDLAFRITGREAAVDSETIWKDPESRSMAELADAALKRKQVGVPWRQNMEDLNYTPAQIERMEADRATEMFQAHMAANPPPPTAGAQNRGGLPPTEEDENAAAAPPAGGQEPGVGGG, encoded by the coding sequence GTGGTGCTGGTGACCGTCGAGCTGGAGTCGCGCCCCGAGTCGACCATCCTCGACCAGACTCCGGAGTCGCCCGGGTGGTGGTTGATCCGCCTCGGCCGCCGGTTGCAGGCCGACCGTGAGCAGATGGACAAGCTCGACGGCTACGACCGCGGCGACCACCCGCTGCCGACCGGCCACCGCCGCGCCGCCGAGTCCTACCGCCGGTTCCAGGAGCAGGCCCGGTCCAACTTCACCGGGCTGGTGGTCGAGGCGGTTCTCGAGCGGCTGCGGGTGCTGGGTTTTCGCCAGGGCGCCGACGGCCAGGGGGCCGACTCCGAGGCCGCCCGCATCTGGCAGGCCAACAGCCTGGACGCCGACTCGGGGCTGCTGCACCGCGCGGCGCTGGTGATGCGCCGCTCATATGCCATCGTCGGCCGCGACCCCCAGAAGCCAGAGACCCCGCTGATCACGATCGAGGATCCGCGCGAGGTCATCCACGCCCGCGACCCGCTGCGGCGCCGGCGGGTGCGTGCGGCACTGAAGTGGTGGTGCGACGAGTTCGACGGCTACGACCGGGCCGTCGTCTACCTGCCCACCGGGGTGCACTACTTCCGGGCGACCAGCAAAGACGCCTCCAACCGGTGGTCGGCCAACCGGTGGGGGATCGACGAGAGCGAGGGCCAGGACGGCTACGCGGCCGCGCCCATCGACGGCCTCGTGCCGGTCGTGCCGTTCATCAACCGGCCGCACCTGGACGGCTACGGCGTCGGCGAGTTCGAAGACGTGTGCGACATCCAGGATCGCATTAACAACACGACCTTGCACCGGATGATCGTCGCCGCGATGCAGGCGTTTCGCCAGCGGGTGCTGACCGGCCCCGAGCTGGAACGCGAAGACCTTCCCTTCGACCCGGGCGCTGATTTGCTCTGGGTTCTGGACTCGCCCGAGTTCAAGATCGAGGAGCTGGGCCAGGCGGACCTGGGTCCGCTGCTCAAGGCGGCCGAGGCCGACGTGCGTGACCTCGCCGCGATCACCCGCACCCCGCCGCACTACCTGCTCGGCGAGATCGTCAACGCCAGCGGGGACGCGCTGAAGGCGGCCGAGACCGGGCTGGTCTCCAAAGCGCTAGAGCGTCAGCGCCAGTTCGGCGAGTCCTGGGAGCAGGTCCTGGATCTCGCGTTTCGCATCACCGGGCGCGAGGCGGCCGTCGACTCCGAGACCATCTGGAAGGATCCGGAGTCGCGCAGCATGGCCGAGCTCGCCGACGCCGCGCTGAAGCGGAAGCAGGTCGGTGTGCCCTGGCGGCAGAACATGGAGGATCTCAACTACACCCCGGCTCAGATCGAGCGGATGGAGGCCGACCGGGCCACCGAGATGTTCCAGGCCCATATGGCCGCCAACCCGCCGCCGCCTACCGCGGGGGCGCAGAACCGCGGTGGTCTGCCGCCGACCGAGGAGGACGAGAACGCCGCGGCCGCGCCGCCGGCCGGTGGGCAGGAGCCGGGCGTTGGGGGCGGCTGA
- a CDS encoding exonuclease domain-containing protein produces MPPTDTAPRNLVFLDTETTGLDDERHEVWEIGFIVRSPLDMEPDEEHLYQVAPDLSTADPGALHIGGYYQRTQRTGPTDRGAVNLAAAAAPQWSDPRAVAELLAPILDQAVGVGALPDFDFRHLRRWLRRHGQCWSAHYHHIDIEPLVAGYLQAHPDLAPAGPPPWNSNQLSAAVGVDPKQYARHQALEDARWVRDQWDAVYTWPSLT; encoded by the coding sequence ATGCCGCCCACCGACACCGCGCCGCGCAACCTGGTGTTCCTCGACACCGAGACGACCGGCCTCGATGACGAGCGCCACGAGGTGTGGGAGATCGGGTTCATCGTGCGCAGCCCGCTCGACATGGAACCCGACGAGGAGCACCTGTACCAGGTGGCGCCCGACCTGAGCACGGCCGACCCCGGCGCCCTGCACATCGGCGGGTACTACCAGCGCACGCAGCGCACCGGCCCCACCGACCGCGGCGCCGTCAACTTGGCCGCCGCGGCCGCGCCGCAGTGGTCGGACCCGCGCGCCGTCGCCGAGCTACTCGCACCCATCCTCGACCAAGCGGTGGGCGTGGGCGCCCTGCCGGACTTCGACTTCCGGCACCTGCGCCGCTGGCTCCGCCGCCACGGCCAGTGCTGGTCGGCCCACTACCACCACATCGACATCGAGCCGCTCGTCGCCGGCTACCTCCAGGCCCACCCCGACCTCGCCCCCGCCGGGCCGCCGCCCTGGAACAGCAACCAGCTGTCGGCCGCCGTCGGTGTGGACCCGAAGCAGTACGCGCGCCACCAGGCGCTGGAAGACGCCCGCTGGGTCCGCGACCAATGGGACGCCGTCTACACCTGGCCCTCCCTGACCTGA
- a CDS encoding TROVE domain-containing protein yields MAKFNRGGTLPAGRSPVRAEEIASGATHEGAPGHARDPRSELFLLAVTNLVGEQTFYEAAGVRDGRYRTLVHRLALEDPAWLTGLIGWLRTGAHMRTAPLVAAAEMAHARTEAGASGHTRTAVRAALGRADEPGELIAYWHGRYGRRMPIALKRGVADALLDLYNERTMLKYDSSAADYRFGDVVELVQPRTHHPHIRGTWRDVLYGYAIDRRHRPDADIPGALQRLNGHARLRARAAEDPAALLDPDALRDLAFTWEQVLSIAGDRVDKVALWESVLPSMGYMATLRNLRNLDEAGVPDSVAQHVAQRLADPDQVARSKQFPFRFLTAYRQAPSLRWAYALDQALTHSLANIPTLTGRTLVMVDTSSSMHSGFSADGTMMRWDAAALFGVALAARCAAAEVVSFSSAQRYVGDPRGAHTAAFPLKAGESLLRSLDRWSRGGYFLGGGTDTAAALHRHYAGHDRVVLLTDEQAAGPSVHAAIPERVPMYTFNLAGYKRGHAPSGLGHRHTFGGLTDACFRLIPLLEAGRAAAWPWQTTADEPAA; encoded by the coding sequence ATGGCCAAGTTCAACCGCGGCGGCACCCTACCCGCCGGCCGCAGCCCCGTCCGCGCCGAGGAGATCGCCTCCGGCGCCACCCACGAGGGCGCACCCGGCCACGCCCGCGACCCCCGCAGCGAACTGTTCCTCCTCGCCGTCACCAACCTCGTCGGCGAACAGACGTTCTACGAGGCCGCCGGCGTGCGCGACGGCCGCTACCGCACCCTCGTCCACCGCCTGGCCCTGGAGGACCCCGCCTGGCTCACCGGCCTCATCGGCTGGCTACGCACCGGCGCCCACATGCGCACCGCGCCCCTCGTCGCCGCCGCCGAGATGGCCCACGCCCGCACCGAGGCCGGCGCCTCCGGCCACACCCGCACGGCCGTGCGCGCCGCCTTGGGCCGCGCCGACGAACCCGGCGAGCTCATCGCCTACTGGCACGGCCGCTACGGCCGCCGCATGCCCATCGCCCTCAAGCGCGGCGTGGCCGACGCCCTGCTGGACCTCTACAACGAGCGCACCATGCTCAAGTACGACAGCTCCGCCGCCGACTACCGGTTCGGCGACGTGGTCGAGCTGGTCCAGCCCCGCACCCACCACCCCCACATCCGTGGCACCTGGCGCGACGTCCTCTACGGCTACGCCATCGACCGCCGCCACCGCCCCGACGCCGACATCCCCGGCGCGCTGCAGCGGCTCAACGGCCATGCGCGCCTGCGCGCCCGCGCCGCCGAGGACCCCGCCGCCCTGCTCGACCCCGACGCGCTGCGCGACCTCGCATTCACCTGGGAGCAGGTGCTGTCGATCGCCGGCGACCGCGTCGACAAGGTGGCGCTGTGGGAATCGGTGCTGCCGTCCATGGGCTACATGGCCACGCTGCGTAACCTCCGCAACCTCGACGAGGCCGGCGTGCCCGACAGCGTCGCCCAGCACGTCGCCCAGCGGCTGGCCGACCCCGACCAGGTCGCCCGCTCCAAGCAGTTCCCGTTCCGGTTCCTGACCGCCTACCGCCAGGCGCCGAGCCTGCGGTGGGCCTACGCCCTCGACCAAGCGCTCACCCACTCGCTGGCCAACATCCCGACCCTGACCGGCCGCACCCTGGTCATGGTCGACACCAGCTCGAGCATGCACAGCGGGTTCTCGGCCGACGGCACCATGATGCGGTGGGACGCCGCAGCCCTGTTCGGCGTCGCCCTGGCCGCCCGCTGCGCGGCCGCCGAGGTCGTCAGCTTCTCCAGCGCCCAGCGCTACGTCGGCGACCCCCGCGGCGCCCACACCGCAGCGTTCCCCCTGAAGGCCGGCGAGTCCCTGCTGCGCAGCCTCGATCGGTGGTCGCGCGGCGGCTACTTCCTCGGCGGCGGCACCGATACCGCAGCCGCCCTGCACCGCCACTACGCCGGCCACGACCGCGTCGTGCTGCTCACCGACGAGCAGGCCGCCGGCCCCAGCGTCCACGCCGCCATCCCCGAGCGGGTGCCCATGTACACCTTCAACCTGGCCGGCTACAAGCGCGGTCACGCCCCCAGCGGCCTCGGCCACCGGCACACCTTCGGCGGACTCACCGACGCCTGCTTCCGCCTCATCCCCCTGCTCGAGGCCGGCCGCGCCGCCGCCTGGCCCTGGCAGACCACCGCCGACGAACCCGCGGCATAA
- a CDS encoding phage terminase small subunit — MPLTGPEPKENAARRNQPTHTWHEVPNQPYTRTPPVAPPATRAVLVDGEMKRLKLTTMTRAWWRTVSTMPHCRLWSESDWLFAAETALIADDFYRGFTKAATELRQRERILGTTADARMALRIRYVDQSPTGGDQEATSAGGATNRRDQTVARLDDRRRRLTADAP, encoded by the coding sequence ATGCCTCTGACTGGACCCGAACCGAAGGAGAACGCGGCCCGGCGCAACCAGCCGACGCACACCTGGCACGAGGTCCCCAACCAGCCATACACCCGCACGCCGCCGGTCGCGCCGCCGGCCACGCGCGCCGTTCTAGTCGACGGCGAGATGAAGCGGCTCAAGCTGACGACCATGACGCGGGCGTGGTGGCGCACGGTGTCGACCATGCCGCACTGCCGGTTGTGGTCGGAGTCGGACTGGTTGTTCGCGGCCGAGACCGCGCTGATCGCCGACGACTTCTACCGCGGCTTCACCAAGGCGGCGACCGAGCTGCGCCAGCGCGAGCGCATCCTCGGCACCACCGCGGATGCGCGTATGGCGCTGCGCATCCGCTACGTCGACCAGTCCCCGACCGGCGGCGACCAGGAAGCGACCAGCGCGGGCGGCGCGACCAACCGCCGCGACCAGACGGTCGCGCGGTTGGACGACCGGCGCCGCCGGTTGACCGCCGATGCCCCGTGA
- a CDS encoding MerR family transcriptional regulator translates to MVLMLLADPFQLITTAEAADHCGVDPSTIRQWCRRGLLTRANPGERGEAKYSLVDVARAEQATRHRARRTPHPKTPGTAAVTNPPPNDSS, encoded by the coding sequence GTGGTGCTCATGCTGCTGGCCGACCCCTTCCAGCTGATCACTACCGCCGAGGCCGCCGACCACTGCGGCGTCGACCCCTCCACCATCCGCCAATGGTGCCGCCGCGGCCTACTCACCCGCGCCAACCCCGGCGAACGCGGCGAGGCCAAGTACAGCCTCGTCGACGTCGCCCGCGCCGAACAAGCCACCCGCCACCGCGCCCGCCGCACCCCCCACCCCAAAACCCCCGGCACCGCAGCCGTCACGAACCCACCCCCGAACGACTCCTCATAG
- a CDS encoding bifunctional DNA primase/polymerase: MDRRCEQCPTPLPTMARRHARYCSARCRQVASRARRRAAAAALPRALVERDRWVRHSPTKVPLTTTGRPASSTDATTWSTYATAATSRVGAGLGLVLDGDGLVCLDLDHCLTPDGHARSWAQPLLDQLPATYIEVSPSGDGLHVWGYGDLAHGRRLVYGAGTVEVYGAGRYITVTHRPWHRAPSQLADLSAVLAELL, encoded by the coding sequence ATGGACCGGCGATGCGAGCAGTGCCCCACCCCCCTGCCGACCATGGCGCGGCGCCACGCCCGCTACTGCTCGGCGCGCTGCCGCCAGGTTGCATCGAGGGCGCGCCGTCGCGCGGCCGCGGCCGCGCTGCCGAGGGCGCTGGTCGAGCGCGACCGCTGGGTGCGGCACTCGCCGACCAAGGTCCCGCTGACGACCACCGGCCGACCGGCCTCCTCGACCGACGCGACCACCTGGTCGACCTACGCGACCGCGGCGACCAGCCGGGTGGGCGCCGGCCTCGGCCTGGTCCTCGACGGCGACGGCCTGGTCTGCCTGGACCTCGACCACTGCCTCACCCCCGACGGCCACGCCCGGTCGTGGGCGCAACCGCTGCTCGACCAGCTGCCCGCCACCTACATCGAGGTCAGCCCGTCAGGGGACGGCCTGCACGTGTGGGGCTACGGCGACCTCGCCCACGGGCGGCGGCTGGTCTACGGCGCCGGGACCGTCGAGGTCTACGGCGCCGGCCGCTACATCACCGTGACGCACCGGCCCTGGCACAGGGCGCCGTCACAGCTCGCCGATCTCTCCGCCGTCCTGGCGGAGCTGCTGTAG